TGGACTCCTCGCTCATGGTAGCCATGATGGCTCGCCTCTCCGACCACCGCGTCAAGACCTTTTCGGTCGGTTTCGGCCCCGAAGGGAGCGCCATGGATGAAACCGACGATGCACGGCGTACGGCACAATTCGTAGGCAGCGACCATACGCGGGTGGAAATCGGTGGAAGCGATGTCCGCGACCGGATCTCACACATTGCGGCATCCCTTGACCAACCGACCGTTGATGGCGTCAACTCGTACCTCGTTTCGCTGGCCGTTAGCCGGCACGTCAAGGTAGCCATTTCCGGTACCGGTGGCGACGAACTCTTCGCTGGGTACCCGTGGTTCCTTAACGTCTTGCGGGCGGCACGTGCCGGGGACCGCGACTTGGCCCTCAGGTACGCCTCGGAGTACCTCATCTTCGATCTGCAACCTGCACTGTCGCTCCTTTCCGACGAGACGCAACGCAACTTCGACGCCGACCGCTTCATGCACGATACGGTTCGCCTCCCCGACGAGCTCCCCGAAGCCGATCCTATTGAACGGGTATCGGTGCTGTGCCTCAGGGGATATACCCAAAATCAACTGCTGCGTGACATAGACGCCGCTTCCATGGCGCACTCTCTCGAAGTCCGGGTTCCCTTTTTGGACATTCCGCTGCTCGATACGGCACTTTCACTCCCCCTCGCGGCCAAGCTCAACCCGGACACCGACCAGCTTGACCCGTACGCGGCAACCTATCGGCAGACGGGTGTAAAGCGTGCCCTCATCGAGATAGGGCGCAGCATCCTGCCTCCGGACATGGATGTCCAGCCTAAACGAGGTTTCGGAATGCCTTTTGCCACCTGGCTCAAGGGACCGCTACGCGAAGTGATGGAGGACACGCTGTCCCCAACTGCAGTGGCTGGAAGGGGGCTGTTCAGTGTGCAGGGAGTGTCACGGGTTCGGGATGAGTTCTTGGCCGGCAGGGGAGGGTGGCCACAGCTCTGGATCCCGATGATGACCGAGCTTTGGTGTCGGGAGCTCCTGGACCAGTAGCCATGCCACGGCGGTGCATCGAGCCGGGAATGAATTGGGCAGTGCCGCAGCAAAAACAACGAAAATCATGAGCACCACACGTGGAAGGAGGCGGGTACGACACGACAAGCTGCTGTAGAAATGAGCGCCATAAAAGCGGAGCACGGGATCAATGCCGCCGGCGAAAAGGAAGGACTGGCAAGCATCAGCATGGTCTGTAACGAGCATTCTCTGCCACTTACCGTCCGCGATGCACCGGATCCTTCAATGGCGAAGCTCGGCTGCGACGCCGGCTGCCTCTTTCCGGTGGTGGAAGGGGTCCCTCGCTTCGTAGGGTCGGAACAGTACGCCTCTTCGTTCGGACTGCAATGGAAAACCTTCCGGAGCACCCAGCTCGACTCCTGCAACGGTACGACCATCTCGAGGGATCGCCTGCAGCGGCTTTTTGGGGGAGACCTTTCGCTTTTAAAGGGGAAGAACGTGCTGGAGGCAGGGTGCGGCGCCGGACGCTTCACCGAGATCATGCTGAAGGAGGGCGCAAACGTCTTCGCCTGCGACATCTCCAGCGCCGTGGAGGCAAATTTCGACAACTGCCGCAACCTGCAGCGGGGAACCAACTACTTCGTATGCCAGGCCGACCTGCGCCAGCTCCCGCTCGCCCCGGAACAGTTCGACATCGTGATCTGCATCGGGGTGATTCAGCACACGCCCGACCCCGAGGAAACCATGGCGGCCCTTTGCCGGCAGGTCAAACCGGGAGGGATCCTGGTGATCGATCACTACACTTACGGCTACCCCGTGTCCCGCTCACGGGAAATGTTGCGCAAACTGCTGCTCCAGGTCCCCCCCCAGGCGGCCCTCGACTTCTGCACGGACCTGGTTGATCTTTACTGGCCGACACATGAATTCTTCTGGCAGAACCGTGGCACGCCTCCCTTCGACCGGCTGCGCCCGTCCTTCCTCGAACTTTCCCCCATCGTTGACTACCACGAGGCCTACCCGGAGCTTGGCAAGGAACTGAAGACGTGGGCCCTTCTCGATACCCACGACACCCTCACAGACACCTTCAAACACCTGAGGGATGCAGCGTCGATAAAACAGCAGCTGGAGAGTTGCGGCATGGGAGAGGTCGTGACTTCCGAGGGCGGCAACGGCATCGAGGCCAGGGCAGTTAAGCCTTTACGCCGCCCCCCCGCAGAGGCGCCGTTTTTGCCACCGGACCGGGCCCAGGAAAAGACCAGGATACTGATCGTAGCCTGGGGGTATTCCATCCACGCGCGCCGTCGCATCCAGGTATTCACTGCCGACCCGCGCTTCGACGTGGTAGTGGCCTCGAACCACGACTACAACTTCGCCGGGGCCCGAAACGTGATGCTAGACGGCAACAGCGAGAACACCTTCAACGTCGATCCCGATGGCGAGGAAGTAAGGTTCCTGTCCGACTACGCCCAAAGGCTCGGAGTTACCAACCTTGAACCGTTCACCAAGGAGATCTGCACGGGACTGCATGATTACATCATCCTGCGCGACCTGGTGCGTGAATTCGCTCCGCAGGTCATGCTACTGCAGACGCTGCTGTACCCCTGCTACCTAGCCCTCACCCTGGGGCGAAACATCCCGTACCTCGTCACCTTCTGGAACGGCGACGTCACGTGGTGGGCACAGTACGACGGCATCGAACAGAGGTTCAAGAAGGAGATCGTAACGCAGGGCGCTTTGAACGCAGCGGCCGTCACCGTGAATTCCGAAAAAGCCTTCCAGGCCTGCCTCGACTACGGGGTCGCCCCGGAAAGAATCCACCTGATCCGCTACCCCGGTGCCGACCTCGCGCGCTTTTGCCGGCGAGA
This window of the Geomonas agri genome carries:
- the asnB gene encoding asparagine synthase (glutamine-hydrolyzing) — its product is MCGICGIIGESRHGAVVSMVKALRHRGPDDFGIHVETGAAFGMTRLAILDLSPGGHQPMLSHDGNVLIIYNGELYNFKEERTILEGRGHSFRSQSDTEVVLAMYLEYGDAFLSRMRGMFALGIYDKRPGTGRERLLLARDQFGIKPLLYHLANSRLVFASEMKAILASGLVPKNFNPDALPFLLVKGSIPQPLSAITGVTMLPPAHYLVMQNGCCNTKRYWSFGIDRVPGLRGASFQEQVAAVRQRLEESVRLQMVSDVPVGAFLSGGVDSSLMVAMMARLSDHRVKTFSVGFGPEGSAMDETDDARRTAQFVGSDHTRVEIGGSDVRDRISHIAASLDQPTVDGVNSYLVSLAVSRHVKVAISGTGGDELFAGYPWFLNVLRAARAGDRDLALRYASEYLIFDLQPALSLLSDETQRNFDADRFMHDTVRLPDELPEADPIERVSVLCLRGYTQNQLLRDIDAASMAHSLEVRVPFLDIPLLDTALSLPLAAKLNPDTDQLDPYAATYRQTGVKRALIEIGRSILPPDMDVQPKRGFGMPFATWLKGPLREVMEDTLSPTAVAGRGLFSVQGVSRVRDEFLAGRGGWPQLWIPMMTELWCRELLDQ
- a CDS encoding methyltransferase domain-containing protein, with product MSAIKAEHGINAAGEKEGLASISMVCNEHSLPLTVRDAPDPSMAKLGCDAGCLFPVVEGVPRFVGSEQYASSFGLQWKTFRSTQLDSCNGTTISRDRLQRLFGGDLSLLKGKNVLEAGCGAGRFTEIMLKEGANVFACDISSAVEANFDNCRNLQRGTNYFVCQADLRQLPLAPEQFDIVICIGVIQHTPDPEETMAALCRQVKPGGILVIDHYTYGYPVSRSREMLRKLLLQVPPQAALDFCTDLVDLYWPTHEFFWQNRGTPPFDRLRPSFLELSPIVDYHEAYPELGKELKTWALLDTHDTLTDTFKHLRDAASIKQQLESCGMGEVVTSEGGNGIEARAVKPLRRPPAEAPFLPPDRAQEKTRILIVAWGYSIHARRRIQVFTADPRFDVVVASNHDYNFAGARNVMLDGNSENTFNVDPDGEEVRFLSDYAQRLGVTNLEPFTKEICTGLHDYIILRDLVREFAPQVMLLQTLLYPCYLALTLGRNIPYLVTFWNGDVTWWAQYDGIEQRFKKEIVTQGALNAAAVTVNSEKAFQACLDYGVAPERIHLIRYPGADLARFCRRDQEEARVALAINNRKVVLCPRGLGAYLNADVIIEAAGLVCRAHPEVLFLFVSGVGMELWEEYLARGRELGIAEQLRHDGQVEWEKMPLYYNAADLMVSISSKDSLPNCMLEAMASHTPVLMGDIPPIRDWVSEGETGFFTPPTDHRVLAQRIVELLYGADEKVEKAVQKAAALVAAQANSAVNNARMLDLALSVAASGKAPAQAFAAPAP